One Acutalibacter muris DNA window includes the following coding sequences:
- a CDS encoding DUF5711 family protein, giving the protein MAKHNKHGEKKAKVINLDDYRRKPQTGEPEVHVEYEDIFSDEDGQSPEEGKKKELRQLPRAVYVISLALLLVIVGLSLWMNREHLNWENIKESVKLQVKGEEIGDGFPVPITGANVYEGNFISVDGGAAALSNTAFTAVNSTGTEKFSVRHSMSEPVLRAAGNRYLLFNSGSKGYMALSGERVMAEGAAETDIIAGAVCPGGKFALGLEGSFGASKLEVYMADGSLQYEYPFSADYITAIAMNYDGTHGAVCTVRSEKGEMVSKLTILDFNLEEPVAEFETRSNYLLAAYWAENGAIYCVGDTALVLGRSGDYQFTEYSYQGRQLTAFELSAGRAFLSISPYEHGGTSTLLAFNGNEETGEKNPVRMEMEGRIEAVSVFGGTVGVLMGGQAVFLDYITGMELGRAQAGEDAKGIALGSERRAYVLGVSEIRIAEIS; this is encoded by the coding sequence GTGGCGAAGCACAATAAGCACGGCGAAAAGAAGGCGAAGGTCATCAATCTGGACGACTACCGGAGGAAGCCCCAAACCGGGGAGCCGGAGGTACACGTGGAGTATGAGGACATATTCAGCGATGAGGACGGCCAAAGCCCGGAGGAGGGGAAGAAAAAAGAACTCAGGCAGCTGCCCAGGGCGGTTTATGTCATAAGCTTGGCGCTGCTTCTGGTGATAGTGGGGCTGAGCCTCTGGATGAACAGGGAGCACCTTAACTGGGAGAACATAAAGGAATCGGTGAAGCTCCAGGTGAAGGGCGAGGAGATAGGCGACGGCTTTCCTGTGCCCATCACCGGAGCCAACGTTTACGAGGGCAATTTCATAAGCGTGGACGGCGGCGCGGCGGCCCTTAGCAACACGGCCTTTACGGCAGTGAACAGCACCGGCACGGAAAAGTTTTCCGTCCGGCACAGCATGAGCGAGCCGGTGCTGAGAGCCGCGGGAAACCGCTACCTGCTTTTTAACAGCGGCAGCAAGGGGTATATGGCCCTGTCCGGCGAGCGGGTGATGGCAGAGGGCGCGGCGGAGACGGATATTATTGCCGGAGCCGTCTGCCCCGGCGGGAAGTTTGCTCTGGGGCTGGAGGGCAGCTTCGGGGCGTCAAAGCTGGAGGTATATATGGCCGACGGCAGCTTACAATATGAGTACCCCTTTTCCGCCGACTATATTACGGCCATCGCCATGAACTATGACGGCACCCATGGGGCGGTGTGCACCGTGCGCAGCGAGAAGGGCGAGATGGTGTCAAAGCTCACCATACTCGATTTCAACCTGGAGGAGCCGGTGGCGGAGTTTGAGACCAGGAGCAACTATCTGCTGGCGGCCTACTGGGCCGAGAACGGCGCCATCTACTGCGTGGGGGACACAGCCCTGGTCCTTGGAAGGTCCGGAGACTACCAGTTTACGGAATACAGCTATCAGGGGCGGCAGCTGACGGCCTTCGAGCTTAGCGCGGGACGGGCCTTTTTGTCCATATCCCCATATGAGCACGGGGGCACAAGCACCCTGCTGGCCTTTAATGGGAATGAGGAGACGGGGGAAAAGAACCCGGTGCGCATGGAGATGGAGGGCCGGATAGAGGCCGTGTCGGTCTTTGGCGGGACCGTAGGGGTGCTTATGGGGGGACAGGCGGTGTTTTTAGACTATATCACCGGCATGGAGCTGGGTCGGGCCCAGGCGGGGGAGGACGCCAAGGGCATAGCCCTTGGCAGCGAGCGCAGGGCCTATGTGCTGGGCGTAAGCGAAATACGCATAGCGGAAATAAGCTGA
- the truA gene encoding tRNA pseudouridine(38-40) synthase TruA encodes MRNLLFTITYDGTNYHGWQIQENALTVQEVFQNAFKKVTGDRGDMKACSRTDTGVHAREFCVSVKTESKIVTERFPAAMNHWLPEDVAVKGCKEAPLDFHARYSCKGKEYSYEIWNNPVREPFLRGRALHYWYPIDEVRLKAAAGYYVGAHDFTSFCTLDKRERGDMVRRVTKAWVERRGDMVLFTVAADGFLYNMVRIMAGTLLRVQEGRLLPEDIPGIIEARDRAKAGPTAPACGLYLNRVFY; translated from the coding sequence ATGCGCAACCTGCTTTTTACCATAACCTATGACGGCACAAATTACCACGGCTGGCAGATACAGGAGAACGCCCTGACGGTCCAGGAGGTGTTCCAGAACGCCTTTAAAAAGGTCACAGGGGACCGGGGGGACATGAAGGCCTGCTCCCGCACGGACACGGGGGTGCACGCCAGAGAGTTCTGCGTCAGCGTGAAGACGGAGAGTAAAATCGTCACGGAGCGCTTTCCAGCCGCCATGAACCACTGGCTGCCCGAGGACGTGGCCGTAAAGGGCTGCAAAGAAGCCCCCCTGGACTTTCACGCCCGCTATAGCTGTAAGGGTAAGGAGTACAGCTATGAGATATGGAACAACCCCGTAAGGGAGCCGTTTTTAAGGGGCCGGGCCCTGCACTATTGGTACCCTATAGACGAGGTAAGGCTCAAGGCGGCGGCGGGGTATTACGTCGGGGCCCATGACTTCACGTCCTTCTGCACCCTTGATAAAAGGGAGCGCGGGGATATGGTGCGCAGGGTCACAAAGGCCTGGGTGGAGCGCCGGGGGGATATGGTGCTGTTTACCGTGGCGGCGGACGGATTTTTATACAATATGGTGCGTATAATGGCGGGGACCCTTTTAAGGGTACAGGAGGGCAGGCTCTTGCCGGAGGATATCCCGGGGATAATAGAGGCTCGGGACCGGGCAAAGGCGGGGCCCACCGCCCCGGCCTGCGGGCTGTATCTGAACAGGGTGTTTTACTGA
- a CDS encoding rhamnulokinase has protein sequence MTRYYLAIDIGASSGRHIVGWQEEGALRTEEVYRFKNGVTEADGHLTWDVGRLEREVRAGIDAALEKYPGLESLSIDTWGVDYVLLKEREPVLPCYAYRDSRTETAVPRVQGLLPFEELYARTGVQFQPFNTIYQLYADKLAGRLEGVTGWLMMPEYLMWRLCESAPPCGHEYTNASTTGLLNAATGEFDLEIIKRLGLPESLFGELCQPGTPLGEYKGIKVLLCPTHDTASAVEGIPMENGVEGTDQLFLSSGTWSLLGAKLPQAVTTPESRRANFSNEGGVGYIRYLKNIMGMWMANNLRAELCPGEDFPAIVRAAQESAYPGLVDVTAQRFMAPGSMSGEMSAALAESGFDAPKTCGDYFRCAYRSLAKCYGESVRELESLTGRKYATLYIVGGGAKNDFLNRLTEEETGLRVVALPIEATALGNLKCQIRAEEESQC, from the coding sequence ATGACACGTTACTACCTGGCTATAGACATCGGCGCCTCCTCGGGGCGACATATTGTGGGCTGGCAGGAGGAGGGCGCGCTGAGGACCGAGGAGGTATACCGCTTCAAGAACGGCGTGACAGAAGCGGACGGCCATCTGACTTGGGACGTTGGACGGCTGGAGCGGGAGGTCCGGGCGGGTATAGATGCGGCCCTTGAAAAGTACCCGGGGCTTGAAAGCCTGTCCATCGACACCTGGGGGGTAGACTACGTGCTGCTTAAAGAGCGTGAGCCTGTCCTGCCCTGCTATGCCTACCGGGACAGCCGTACCGAGACCGCAGTCCCAAGGGTGCAGGGGCTCCTCCCCTTCGAGGAGCTGTATGCCCGCACAGGCGTGCAGTTCCAGCCCTTCAATACTATCTATCAGCTGTATGCCGACAAGCTCGCGGGGCGTTTGGAGGGCGTTACCGGCTGGCTGATGATGCCCGAGTACCTGATGTGGAGGCTCTGCGAGAGCGCTCCGCCCTGCGGGCACGAGTACACCAACGCCAGCACCACTGGTCTTCTGAACGCCGCCACAGGGGAGTTTGACCTGGAAATTATCAAAAGACTTGGCCTGCCGGAGAGCCTGTTCGGCGAACTCTGCCAGCCGGGCACACCGCTGGGGGAGTATAAGGGCATAAAGGTCCTGCTCTGCCCCACCCACGACACCGCCAGCGCGGTGGAGGGCATACCCATGGAGAACGGCGTGGAGGGTACAGACCAGCTGTTCCTGTCCTCGGGCACCTGGAGCCTTCTGGGTGCAAAGCTTCCCCAGGCCGTCACCACCCCGGAGAGCCGCAGGGCCAATTTCTCCAACGAGGGCGGTGTTGGGTATATCCGCTACTTAAAGAACATCATGGGTATGTGGATGGCGAATAATCTGCGGGCAGAGCTCTGCCCCGGCGAGGACTTCCCGGCAATAGTAAGGGCCGCCCAAGAGAGCGCCTATCCGGGCCTTGTGGACGTGACCGCCCAGAGGTTCATGGCCCCGGGCTCCATGAGCGGGGAGATGTCCGCGGCCCTTGCGGAGTCCGGCTTTGACGCGCCAAAGACCTGCGGGGATTATTTCCGCTGCGCCTACCGTTCCCTTGCAAAGTGCTATGGCGAGAGCGTCCGGGAGCTGGAGAGCCTGACCGGGCGTAAATATGCCACGCTGTATATTGTGGGCGGCGGGGCCAAGAACGACTTTTTGAACCGTCTGACCGAGGAGGAAACCGGCCTGAGAGTCGTTGCCCTGCCCATCGAGGCCACGGCCCTGGGCAACTTAAAATGCCAGATAAGAGCAGAGGAGGAAAGTCAATGCTAG
- a CDS encoding GNAT family N-acetyltransferase — protein MELRPACREDVPAVARLYDMARASLKAAGVPQWQEGYPNGDDALRDIEQGHGYVLTEDGEVAAFACLAFGVEPTYNVIEKGGWLGQGEYGFLHRVAVDPVLRGRGAAGLFFDELKRQAGERGVKIIRGDTHRLNLPMQRVMAKNGLELRGVIHVEDGSERLAYECILE, from the coding sequence ATGGAGCTGAGACCGGCTTGCAGAGAGGACGTTCCCGCCGTCGCAAGGCTGTATGATATGGCAAGGGCTTCCCTAAAGGCCGCCGGTGTGCCCCAGTGGCAGGAGGGCTACCCGAACGGAGATGACGCGTTAAGGGACATAGAGCAAGGGCACGGCTATGTGCTTACCGAGGACGGCGAAGTGGCGGCCTTTGCCTGTCTGGCCTTCGGCGTTGAGCCCACCTATAACGTCATAGAGAAGGGCGGTTGGCTGGGCCAGGGGGAATACGGTTTCCTGCACCGGGTGGCCGTGGACCCGGTACTTCGTGGCCGGGGCGCGGCGGGGCTGTTCTTCGACGAGCTCAAGCGCCAGGCCGGAGAGCGGGGCGTGAAGATAATACGCGGGGACACCCACAGGCTGAACCTGCCCATGCAGCGGGTGATGGCGAAAAATGGGCTGGAACTGCGGGGGGTTATCCACGTGGAGGACGGCAGCGAACGGCTGGCTTATGAGTGCATATTAGAATAG
- a CDS encoding CvpA family protein has product MGYILDGIILLICLICVLVGVKKGFIHSVVRFLGAVIAALLASTLGGTLAQWLFDTMFRGAMVEKINSSLQALGSENAAAAAGQVLASLPDFLVRALEEAGVTLETVSHAINSQTSGAAGMVVDYLSPVFVNFLKVLAVIVLFFLFTTLARLLAALISDLLRLPILRELDGVLGGAFGFLLALVSVWVVVAGATVFMPMLDSSSQQQVQAALDSSLLTGTLVNMNPLGGMF; this is encoded by the coding sequence ATGGGCTACATATTGGACGGTATCATATTGCTTATATGCCTTATCTGCGTGCTTGTGGGCGTGAAAAAGGGCTTTATCCACTCGGTGGTGCGCTTTTTGGGGGCGGTCATTGCGGCGCTGCTGGCCTCGACCCTGGGCGGGACCCTGGCCCAGTGGCTGTTCGACACCATGTTCCGGGGGGCCATGGTGGAGAAGATAAACTCCTCCTTACAGGCCTTGGGCAGCGAGAACGCCGCGGCGGCGGCGGGGCAGGTGCTGGCCTCTCTGCCGGACTTTTTAGTGCGGGCCCTTGAGGAGGCCGGGGTGACCTTAGAAACCGTCAGCCACGCTATAAACAGCCAGACCAGCGGCGCGGCGGGGATGGTGGTGGACTATCTGTCGCCGGTGTTTGTAAACTTTCTGAAGGTGCTGGCGGTGATAGTCCTGTTCTTCCTGTTTACCACCCTTGCGCGCCTTCTGGCAGCGCTCATAAGCGATCTGCTGCGTCTGCCCATACTCAGGGAGCTGGACGGCGTTTTGGGCGGAGCCTTCGGGTTCCTGCTGGCCCTTGTAAGCGTGTGGGTGGTGGTGGCCGGCGCCACGGTCTTCATGCCCATGCTGGATTCCTCGTCCCAGCAGCAGGTGCAGGCGGCGCTGGACAGCTCGCTGCTCACAGGGACGCTGGTGAATATGAACCCCCTGGGCGGTATGTTCTGA
- a CDS encoding iron-containing alcohol dehydrogenase: protein MAVNRFILNGISYHGKGAINEIPGIIEAKGFKKAFIATDPDLLKFGVTKKVTDLMDKAGMAYEVYSDIKPNPTIENVQSGVKAYKESGADYMIAVGGGSSMDTGKAIGIIINNPEFADVRSLEGVDTQGMDQGAYRKAAIDAVRRLSVDVGIPTKLEALKEEDLQFLSESAAADACAPGNPKEAGVEDFVELFRKLM, encoded by the coding sequence ATTGCTGTAAATCGTTTCATTCTCAACGGCATTTCCTACCACGGCAAGGGGGCTATCAACGAGATACCCGGCATTATTGAAGCGAAGGGCTTTAAAAAGGCCTTTATCGCCACCGACCCGGACCTTCTGAAATTCGGCGTTACCAAGAAGGTCACCGACCTTATGGACAAGGCGGGCATGGCCTATGAGGTCTATTCCGACATCAAGCCCAACCCTACCATCGAGAATGTCCAGAGCGGCGTAAAGGCCTATAAGGAGTCCGGCGCGGACTATATGATAGCTGTCGGCGGCGGCTCCTCCATGGACACAGGCAAGGCCATCGGCATCATCATCAACAACCCGGAGTTCGCCGACGTGCGGTCCTTAGAGGGCGTGGACACCCAGGGCATGGACCAGGGCGCCTACCGCAAAGCCGCCATCGACGCGGTGCGCAGGCTCTCTGTGGACGTGGGCATACCCACCAAGCTGGAGGCGTTAAAGGAGGAGGACTTACAGTTCCTCTCCGAGTCCGCAGCGGCTGACGCGTGCGCCCCCGGCAACCCGAAGGAGGCCGGTGTTGAGGACTTTGTGGAGCTGTTCAGAAAGCTGATGTAA
- the rhaD gene encoding rhamnulose-1-phosphate aldolase, with protein MRVLDAEFVKDFMRMAGDGWDQGWHERNGGNLSYRLKPEEAESVREELAPGDWQEIGTSVPGLSGEYFLVTGSGKYFRNVMIKPEDSFCIIELDGKGENYRICWGLINGGRPTSELPSHLMNHEVKKSVTCGKHRVIYHCHPANTIALTFVLPLTDEAFTRELWEMATECPVVFPEGIGVVPWRVPGGRDIAVATSELMKKYNVAIWAHHGIFCSGADFDETFGLMHTVEKSAEILVKVLSMTPRKLQTIGPDDFRHLAVDFKVELPEQFLYEKH; from the coding sequence ATGAGAGTATTGGATGCGGAATTTGTAAAGGACTTTATGCGCATGGCCGGCGACGGCTGGGACCAGGGCTGGCACGAGCGCAACGGAGGCAACCTGAGCTATCGGCTGAAGCCCGAGGAGGCGGAGTCTGTCCGGGAGGAGCTGGCCCCCGGTGACTGGCAGGAGATTGGCACAAGCGTGCCGGGTCTTTCTGGGGAGTATTTCCTGGTGACCGGCTCCGGGAAATATTTCCGCAACGTTATGATAAAGCCAGAGGACAGCTTCTGTATAATCGAACTGGACGGCAAGGGGGAGAACTACCGCATATGCTGGGGCCTTATAAACGGCGGCCGACCCACCAGCGAGCTGCCCAGCCACCTTATGAACCATGAAGTCAAGAAGAGTGTTACCTGTGGCAAGCACCGTGTGATATACCACTGCCACCCGGCCAACACCATCGCCCTGACCTTTGTGCTGCCCCTGACGGACGAGGCCTTTACCCGGGAGCTCTGGGAGATGGCCACGGAATGCCCGGTGGTGTTCCCAGAGGGTATAGGCGTGGTGCCCTGGAGAGTGCCCGGGGGCCGGGATATAGCCGTTGCCACTTCTGAGCTGATGAAGAAGTACAACGTGGCCATCTGGGCCCACCACGGTATATTCTGCTCGGGCGCGGACTTCGACGAGACCTTCGGGCTCATGCACACGGTGGAGAAGTCGGCGGAGATACTTGTAAAGGTGCTCTCCATGACCCCCCGAAAGCTTCAAACCATAGGGCCCGATGATTTCCGGCATCTGGCCGTGGACTTCAAGGTGGAGCTGCCGGAGCAATTCCTGTATGAAAAGCACTGA
- a CDS encoding arabinose isomerase translates to MLVETKARIGVFAIALGAYLPQFPSLVPEFKGQYEDFKKTLPDTVEIIDGGIVTTKEQAMEAGDRFRSADVDLVILQLLTYATSYNMLPAVRDLDVPVVLVNLQKKKAPDYANTDTATWLGELYACGAVGEMVADLERAGKRHAVITGVVEGGDPHAKAEIKDWCRAAQVRRRFRDTNLAQIGRPYPGMMDLYIDETNLYHRMYLYTKQFDWEKMWAIADDINDEDAIRAKAQDLLDTFDVEGGGTVEKVWDMARYVVAFERWVKEEKIAFVASHYDGLAKGQAGVLDSMLIPAFSMLIKQGVACAVEGDVKVAMAMSILKTIAGMGQLSEMYSIDFKEDLCIIGHSGSGDADISAKKPTMKIVDVFHGKTGGGYLTQFYPHLGPVTYLGITQDRDGHFKFVVAEGINQEGPIFTFGDTNMRTRFACGAREFCDRWSEAGPTHHMAAASGRHIDTILKVAKIFNVPVDIITR, encoded by the coding sequence ATGCTAGTTGAGACAAAGGCCCGTATCGGCGTGTTCGCTATAGCCCTTGGGGCCTATCTGCCCCAGTTCCCCAGTCTTGTGCCGGAGTTTAAGGGCCAGTACGAGGATTTTAAGAAGACCCTGCCCGATACCGTGGAGATAATCGACGGCGGCATTGTCACCACCAAGGAGCAGGCCATGGAAGCCGGGGACAGGTTTCGCTCTGCGGACGTGGACCTGGTGATATTGCAGCTTCTGACCTACGCCACCAGCTACAATATGCTCCCCGCCGTCCGGGACCTGGACGTGCCGGTGGTGCTGGTGAACCTGCAAAAGAAGAAGGCCCCGGATTACGCCAATACCGACACCGCCACGTGGCTTGGCGAGCTATACGCCTGCGGGGCGGTGGGCGAGATGGTGGCCGACCTGGAGCGGGCGGGCAAGCGCCACGCTGTTATAACCGGCGTAGTAGAGGGCGGCGATCCCCACGCCAAAGCCGAGATAAAGGACTGGTGCAGGGCCGCCCAGGTGCGCAGACGTTTCAGGGACACAAACCTTGCCCAGATCGGCCGGCCCTATCCCGGGATGATGGACCTTTATATCGACGAGACAAACCTCTATCACCGTATGTACCTGTATACAAAGCAGTTCGACTGGGAAAAGATGTGGGCCATTGCGGACGATATCAACGACGAGGACGCAATACGCGCCAAAGCCCAGGACCTTCTTGACACCTTCGACGTTGAGGGCGGCGGCACCGTCGAAAAGGTTTGGGACATGGCAAGGTATGTGGTGGCCTTCGAGCGGTGGGTGAAGGAGGAGAAGATCGCTTTTGTGGCCTCCCACTATGACGGCTTAGCCAAGGGACAGGCCGGGGTGCTGGACAGTATGCTTATCCCCGCCTTCTCCATGCTCATAAAGCAGGGGGTGGCCTGTGCTGTGGAGGGGGACGTCAAGGTGGCTATGGCCATGAGCATTTTAAAGACCATCGCCGGCATGGGCCAGCTCTCTGAGATGTACTCCATCGACTTCAAGGAGGACCTGTGCATCATCGGCCACAGCGGCTCCGGGGACGCGGACATCTCCGCGAAAAAGCCCACCATGAAGATAGTGGACGTGTTCCACGGCAAGACCGGCGGCGGGTATTTGACCCAATTCTACCCCCATCTGGGGCCGGTGACGTACCTGGGCATAACCCAGGACAGGGACGGACATTTCAAGTTCGTGGTGGCGGAGGGCATAAACCAGGAGGGCCCCATCTTCACCTTCGGTGACACCAATATGCGTACCCGCTTTGCCTGCGGGGCCAGGGAGTTCTGCGACAGGTGGAGCGAGGCGGGCCCCACCCACCATATGGCGGCGGCTTCAGGACGGCATATTGATACCATCTTAAAAGTGGCAAAGATATTTAACGTGCCGGTGGATATCATCACAAGATAA
- a CDS encoding CDP-alcohol phosphatidyltransferase family protein — MMSRNLGKERERSMPQEKKAASRILTVPNAMSALRILIVPVFAALYLRGHVAAAVVALVFSGLTDMLDGLIARRFNQITDLGKMLDPFADKLTQGVVALCIAIRFPSIRPLLLLFMLKELLMLSCALVLLKKHKRPCAAKWYGKVATVMFYVSVSAIVLLDGLGIMGPDKQNIAAFVMLGLTGIMMAYAAVKYFQIFLAILREPGEKEKK; from the coding sequence ATGATGAGTAGAAATTTGGGAAAAGAAAGGGAACGCTCCATGCCCCAAGAGAAGAAAGCCGCCAGTCGTATACTGACCGTACCAAATGCCATGTCGGCCCTGCGCATACTGATAGTGCCGGTCTTCGCCGCGCTGTACCTTCGGGGGCACGTGGCGGCGGCTGTGGTGGCGCTGGTATTCTCGGGGCTTACCGATATGCTGGACGGCCTTATAGCCAGGCGCTTCAATCAGATAACGGACCTTGGGAAAATGCTGGATCCCTTTGCAGATAAGCTGACCCAGGGAGTGGTGGCACTGTGCATAGCCATACGCTTTCCCTCCATACGGCCGCTGCTGCTGCTGTTCATGCTGAAGGAGCTCTTAATGCTCAGCTGCGCTCTGGTGCTCCTTAAAAAGCATAAACGCCCCTGTGCGGCCAAGTGGTACGGCAAAGTGGCCACGGTGATGTTTTACGTGTCCGTGTCCGCCATAGTGCTGCTGGACGGCCTTGGCATAATGGGGCCCGACAAGCAGAACATAGCGGCCTTTGTTATGCTGGGGCTGACAGGGATTATGATGGCATATGCCGCCGTGAAGTATTTTCAGATATTCCTGGCCATACTAAGGGAGCCGGGAGAGAAGGAGAAAAAATAG
- a CDS encoding ATP-dependent Clp protease ATP-binding subunit, giving the protein MLCTRCHKRPATVFVSQSSDGRDAKGYCFVCAKELGIKQVNDLMDNMMNTLKEQTGITEEEFQEATEQMAQMMRMDAEEAGEDPEDEGEDDFSPGGAATLPTDMLLGRPSAGNGYSGVREKKESVHKKKRKHIGNYCTDLTARARRGELDNIVGREKEIERVVQILSRRTKNNPCLIGEPGVGKTAVAEGLALRIAAGKVPAKLRDKEIQLLDLTALVAGTQFRGQFESRIKGLVEEVRADGNVILFIDEVHNLVGTGDAEGSMNAANILKPALSRGEIQVIGATTFNEYRKYIEKDAALERRFQPVTVGEPSIDDAVKVILGIKKYYEDYHRVTVSEEIARRIVVLSERYISDRYLPDKAIDLLDEACACAALRNKRLEEYDAMELNLNKERVREQDLSDPSSALVDYEELAKTHYRIATLEEGLDKLRNEGIFSPVEERDLAYVIELWTGIPATKVEAGDLKKLGGLEDVLRKRIIGQEEAIKAVSAAVRRSRVQISPRRRPASFIFVGPTGTGKTELVRVLSEELFDATETMIRLDMSEFMEKHSVSKIIGSPPGYVGYDEAGQLTEKVRRRPYSVLLFDEIEKAHPDVMNILLQILDEGRITDAHGRTVNFENTVIVMTSNAGSERKEGSLGFAKTAGDISREKAMKALTEFLRPEFLSRIDEVVIFKPLTVEDYRDIAGLMLSEYVGSLKEKGIAFKYDDAACVELAEKAFGGKSGARDLRNTLRREVEDKIASLMVERGDISAVAVTANQGGLLVEAL; this is encoded by the coding sequence ATGCTTTGTACAAGATGCCATAAGCGGCCGGCTACGGTTTTCGTGTCCCAGTCGTCGGACGGCAGGGACGCCAAGGGCTACTGCTTTGTCTGCGCCAAGGAGCTGGGCATAAAGCAGGTGAACGACCTTATGGACAATATGATGAACACCTTAAAGGAGCAGACCGGCATCACTGAGGAGGAGTTCCAGGAGGCCACCGAGCAGATGGCCCAGATGATGCGCATGGATGCGGAGGAGGCCGGCGAGGACCCGGAGGACGAGGGGGAGGACGATTTCTCCCCGGGGGGCGCGGCCACGCTGCCCACGGATATGCTTTTGGGGCGGCCCTCGGCGGGAAACGGCTACAGCGGCGTGCGGGAGAAGAAGGAGAGCGTCCATAAGAAAAAGCGCAAGCATATAGGAAACTACTGCACAGACCTGACCGCCCGGGCCCGCAGGGGCGAGCTTGACAATATAGTGGGCCGGGAGAAGGAGATAGAGCGGGTGGTGCAGATATTGTCCCGGCGCACAAAGAATAACCCCTGCCTTATCGGCGAGCCCGGCGTGGGCAAGACCGCCGTGGCGGAGGGTCTTGCCCTGCGCATAGCGGCGGGGAAGGTCCCGGCGAAGCTTCGAGACAAGGAGATACAGCTTCTGGACCTGACAGCCCTGGTGGCCGGGACCCAGTTCAGGGGCCAGTTCGAGAGCAGGATAAAGGGCCTTGTGGAGGAGGTCCGGGCCGACGGAAACGTGATACTCTTTATCGACGAGGTCCACAACTTAGTGGGCACCGGCGACGCGGAGGGCAGCATGAACGCCGCCAATATCCTAAAGCCCGCCCTCTCTCGGGGAGAGATACAGGTGATAGGGGCCACCACCTTCAACGAGTATAGAAAATACATCGAAAAGGACGCGGCCCTTGAGCGGCGTTTCCAGCCGGTGACGGTGGGGGAGCCCTCCATAGACGACGCCGTGAAGGTCATACTGGGCATAAAGAAATATTATGAGGACTACCACCGGGTGACGGTTTCTGAGGAGATCGCCCGGCGGATAGTGGTGCTGTCCGAAAGATATATCAGCGACCGCTACCTGCCGGATAAGGCCATAGACCTTCTGGACGAGGCCTGTGCCTGCGCGGCCCTTCGGAACAAGCGCCTGGAGGAGTACGACGCCATGGAGCTGAACCTCAATAAGGAGCGGGTGCGGGAGCAGGACCTCTCTGACCCGAGCAGCGCCCTGGTGGATTATGAGGAGCTGGCAAAGACCCACTACAGGATAGCCACCCTTGAGGAGGGCCTTGACAAGCTCAGGAACGAGGGAATCTTCTCTCCGGTGGAGGAGCGGGACCTGGCGTATGTGATAGAGCTCTGGACCGGCATACCCGCCACTAAAGTGGAGGCCGGGGACCTTAAAAAGCTCGGGGGCCTTGAGGACGTGCTGAGAAAGCGCATAATCGGCCAGGAGGAGGCCATAAAGGCCGTGTCGGCGGCGGTGCGGCGGTCAAGGGTGCAGATAAGCCCTCGGCGGCGGCCTGCGTCCTTCATCTTCGTGGGGCCCACAGGTACCGGCAAGACCGAGCTTGTGCGGGTGCTCAGTGAGGAGCTTTTTGACGCCACTGAAACCATGATACGCCTTGATATGTCGGAGTTCATGGAGAAGCACTCGGTGTCGAAGATAATTGGCTCCCCTCCGGGGTACGTGGGCTATGATGAGGCGGGTCAGCTTACGGAAAAGGTCCGGCGGCGGCCCTATTCGGTGCTGCTTTTTGACGAGATAGAGAAGGCCCACCCGGACGTGATGAATATACTCTTGCAGATACTGGACGAGGGGCGCATAACCGATGCCCACGGCCGCACGGTGAACTTTGAGAACACCGTGATAGTGATGACCTCCAACGCCGGCAGCGAGCGTAAGGAGGGCTCCCTGGGCTTTGCCAAGACCGCCGGGGATATCAGTCGGGAGAAGGCCATGAAGGCCTTGACGGAGTTCCTGCGGCCGGAGTTTTTGAGCCGCATCGACGAGGTGGTCATCTTCAAGCCCCTGACTGTGGAGGACTACAGAGACATCGCCGGGCTTATGCTCTCTGAGTATGTGGGCTCACTCAAGGAGAAGGGCATAGCCTTCAAGTATGACGACGCCGCCTGCGTGGAGCTTGCGGAAAAAGCCTTCGGAGGCAAGTCCGGGGCCAGGGACCTTAGAAATACCCTTCGCCGGGAGGTGGAGGATAAAATAGCGTCCCTGATGGTGGAGCGGGGCGATATAAGCGCCGTGGCTGTCACCGCCAACCAGGGCGGGCTGCTGGTGGAGGCCCTGTAG